In Phocoena phocoena chromosome 19, mPhoPho1.1, whole genome shotgun sequence, a genomic segment contains:
- the LOC136139209 gene encoding uncharacterized protein has product MADQFFQRKPWDHEQLRPDPDSDSEGLFDKPPPEEPPAVRRPKSAGAASRKAGRRTGGRAQGARPGQPPKAAARPQPQEEAPPLHEGCYLDHFPHLSIFIYAAIAFSITSCIFTYIHLQLA; this is encoded by the coding sequence ATGGCTGACCAATTCTTCCAGCGCAAACCCTGGGATCACGAGCAGCTTCGCCCGGACCCCGACTCTGACTCCGAAGGCCTGTTTGACAAGCCTCCTCCAGAAGAGCCCCCCGCTGTCCGCCGGCCCAAGTCGGCGGGGGCCGCGAGCAGGAAGGCCGGTCGGCGCACTGGTGGGAGGGCGCAGGGGGCCCGCCCTGGGCAGCCCCCCAAGGCCGCGGCgcgcccccagccccaggaggaGGCGCCTCCACTGCACGAGGGCTGCTATCTCGACCATTTTCCGCACCTCTCCATCTTTATCTACGCGGCCATCGCCTTCTCCATCACCTCCTGCATCTTTACCTATATCCATTTACAGCTAGCCTGA